One genomic segment of Mycoplasmopsis agalactiae PG2 includes these proteins:
- the proS gene encoding proline--tRNA ligase, which produces MKELEKITPLELDFAKWYTDVVKQGNLIEYGPVKGTLIFKPNSYGIWEQIQKALNEIFRGLKVQNVYLPLFIPDRLLAKEKEHIAGFNPELATITKVGDKELDQKIYVRPTSEVLFADLFKKMIVSHKDLPILYNQWANVVRWEKTTNPFLRSREFLWQEGHTCHKSAIEARKLTREMINVYAKFLKNYLAIPTIIGKKTPYEKFAGACSTYTVEAMMKDGKALQAGTSHYLAQNFSKRFEISFKNDKNEDEFVYQTSWGVSTRLLGAIIMTHGDNRGIIIPPKVAPVQVDILELFANKQPKVHDFCNELAKQLERKFRVRLDSTDKSPGYKASNSEIQGVPLRIEVGPKDLENKTVTIVRRDTLEKTIVSVSYVKSKVRELLNSIHNNLYENAKRKLDENTVLVDNYEEFKTKIKENKFVLAPFCCAEEAEIKIKEETGATTRCIPRKSLKPGKVNKCIFEECRSQTNKYVIFAKAY; this is translated from the coding sequence ATGAAAGAACTAGAAAAGATAACTCCTTTAGAGCTAGATTTTGCTAAATGATACACTGATGTTGTAAAGCAAGGGAACTTAATTGAGTATGGTCCAGTTAAAGGAACATTAATTTTTAAACCAAATTCATATGGAATTTGAGAACAAATACAAAAAGCGCTGAATGAAATTTTTAGAGGCTTAAAAGTTCAAAATGTATATCTTCCTTTGTTCATTCCTGACAGATTACTTGCTAAAGAAAAAGAACATATTGCTGGTTTTAACCCTGAGTTAGCAACAATAACTAAAGTTGGTGATAAAGAGCTTGATCAAAAAATTTATGTAAGGCCTACATCAGAAGTTTTATTTGCTGACTTATTTAAAAAAATGATTGTTTCGCATAAGGATTTGCCTATTTTATACAATCAATGGGCAAATGTCGTAAGGTGAGAAAAGACAACAAATCCATTTTTAAGAAGCAGGGAATTTTTATGACAAGAAGGCCACACATGCCACAAAAGTGCAATTGAAGCTAGAAAATTAACTAGAGAAATGATCAATGTGTATGCTAAATTTTTAAAAAATTATTTAGCTATACCAACAATTATTGGCAAGAAAACTCCATATGAAAAATTTGCTGGAGCCTGCTCAACATATACAGTTGAAGCTATGATGAAAGATGGAAAGGCATTGCAAGCAGGAACTAGCCACTATTTAGCCCAAAACTTTTCTAAAAGGTTTGAAATTTCTTTCAAAAATGATAAAAATGAAGATGAGTTTGTTTACCAAACATCATGGGGTGTCTCTACAAGATTACTAGGCGCAATTATAATGACCCATGGTGATAATAGGGGAATAATTATTCCTCCTAAGGTTGCTCCTGTTCAAGTTGACATTTTGGAATTATTTGCTAATAAACAGCCTAAAGTTCATGACTTTTGTAATGAATTAGCTAAGCAACTAGAAAGAAAATTTAGAGTAAGGCTTGATTCGACTGACAAATCTCCTGGCTATAAAGCTTCAAATTCTGAAATTCAAGGTGTACCACTTAGGATCGAGGTTGGCCCTAAAGATCTAGAAAATAAAACTGTAACTATAGTGCGTAGGGACACCTTAGAAAAAACTATAGTTAGTGTATCATATGTTAAGAGCAAGGTTCGTGAATTACTAAACAGCATTCATAATAATCTTTATGAAAATGCCAAAAGAAAACTTGACGAAAATACTGTCCTTGTTGATAACTATGAAGAATTCAAAACTAAAATTAAGGAGAACAAGTTTGTTTTAGCTCCTTTTTGCTGTGCTGAAGAAGCAGAGATAAAAATCAAAGAAGAGACAGGCGCAACAACTAGATGCATTCCTAGAAAATCATTAAAACCTGGCAAGGTTAACAAATGCATTTTTGAAGAATGTAGATCGCAAACTAACAAGTATGTTATTTTTGCTAAAGCATACTAA
- a CDS encoding MG284/MPN403 family protein, whose protein sequence is MINNISLHNVLNYAMSDLEKYKFVATICRIEKARAKLDERSNLLYSDRNKIHHRSRTFFSDKFNRALECLEDNYKHLITKEFLEKENNYWYEEFYSKTTYYKYRKKAVDEFFSLLFRQRSYDYLARKQESFFSCFSFSKHNKKGT, encoded by the coding sequence ATGATAAATAACATATCGCTTCATAATGTTTTAAATTATGCAATGTCAGACTTAGAAAAATATAAGTTTGTTGCCACAATATGTAGGATAGAAAAGGCTCGCGCAAAGTTAGACGAAAGAAGCAATTTACTTTATAGTGACAGAAACAAAATTCATCATAGAAGCCGCACATTTTTTTCTGATAAATTCAATAGGGCGCTTGAGTGTTTAGAAGATAATTATAAGCATTTAATAACTAAAGAATTTTTGGAAAAAGAAAACAATTACTGATATGAAGAGTTTTATTCAAAAACAACATACTATAAGTATCGTAAAAAAGCAGTTGACGAGTTTTTTAGCCTACTATTTAGACAAAGATCATATGATTATTTAGCACGAAAGCAAGAGAGTTTTTTCTCTTGCTTTTCTTTTAGTAAACACAATAAAAAAGGCACTTAA